In Ochrobactrum vermis, the following proteins share a genomic window:
- a CDS encoding aldose epimerase family protein, translating to MNSEIFGHAPDGQAVHRLTISNGPLTAKIISWGAAIQDLRMEGHAAPLVIGYRDFADYPAHSPHLGAIAGRSANRIRNARFKLDGTTYEVEPNFQGRHNLHGGSKGLGNRVWKITGNGPDFVTLATVAADGEMGFPGNLNVSCTYMLNGDGTLIVRLEAVTDKPTVCNLLHHSYFNLDDGGEGDILDHQLKIEADAYMPVDDALIPDGRVLPVRETPYDFREFRPIRFEENGSQVQYDSNFCLTAARGPLRPCASVKGARSGIRLDVSTTEPGVQLYAGNTMANDCIGLMGKPYGKHAGFCLEPQVWPGSLEYPYFPQAILRPGEVYAQTSHFSFTRG from the coding sequence GTGAATTCGGAAATCTTCGGACATGCACCGGACGGGCAGGCGGTTCACCGGCTCACTATCTCCAATGGCCCTTTGACGGCCAAGATCATAAGCTGGGGCGCAGCCATTCAGGATCTGCGGATGGAGGGCCATGCAGCTCCTCTTGTGATCGGCTATCGCGACTTCGCCGACTATCCCGCTCACTCACCGCATCTGGGCGCCATTGCAGGACGTTCGGCCAATCGTATCCGCAATGCCCGGTTTAAACTGGACGGAACAACCTATGAGGTGGAGCCGAATTTTCAGGGCCGGCATAATTTGCACGGCGGCAGCAAGGGGCTCGGCAATCGCGTCTGGAAGATAACCGGAAACGGTCCGGATTTCGTGACACTTGCGACTGTGGCTGCGGATGGCGAGATGGGTTTCCCCGGCAATCTGAATGTGAGCTGCACTTACATGCTCAATGGGGATGGAACGCTGATTGTCCGTCTGGAGGCTGTGACCGACAAGCCGACCGTATGCAATCTGCTGCATCACAGCTATTTCAATCTCGATGATGGCGGCGAGGGCGATATTCTCGATCATCAGCTCAAGATCGAGGCTGATGCCTATATGCCGGTCGATGACGCTCTTATTCCGGACGGACGCGTTCTGCCTGTCAGAGAAACGCCGTACGATTTCAGGGAGTTTCGCCCGATTCGCTTCGAGGAAAATGGCAGTCAGGTCCAGTATGACAGCAATTTCTGCCTGACCGCTGCACGCGGACCTTTACGCCCATGCGCGTCGGTCAAGGGCGCTCGTTCCGGCATTCGTCTCGATGTTTCGACGACAGAACCGGGCGTTCAGCTCTATGCAGGCAACACCATGGCCAATGATTGCATCGGCTTGATGGGCAAGCCCTACGGAAAACACGCAGGCTTCTGCCTGGAGCCGCAGGTCTGGCCGGGATCGCTGGAATATCCGTATTTCCCGCAGGCAATATTGCGTCCAGGCGAAGTTTATGCCCAGACCAGCCACTTCAGCTTTACGCGAGGATAA
- a CDS encoding DUF1289 domain-containing protein, whose product MDTTNIESPCILVCTIDTETGFCLGCARTLDEIARWSSMSAEERMAVWALLADRHEIIVEKRIG is encoded by the coding sequence ATGGACACGACAAACATCGAATCCCCGTGCATATTGGTGTGCACGATAGATACTGAAACCGGCTTCTGCCTTGGCTGTGCCCGGACGCTGGATGAGATTGCACGCTGGTCCAGCATGAGCGCAGAAGAGCGAATGGCCGTCTGGGCGCTTCTCGCCGACAGGCATGAGATTATTGTAGAAAAGAGAATTGGCTGA
- a CDS encoding sugar kinase yields the protein MGGFASIGECMIELSGNEGDQWRMGFAGDTLNTAWYMRALMEKSYPVEYVSAFGEDSFSQKQRIFLTSNGIGIAHSPVIDGLHPGLYAITLNGAERSFTYWRSDAAARRLASDREALEKSLTGRDIIYFSGISIAIILPEHRDTFFDVLRKCRAAGSRIAFDPNFRHQLWPDRKVAQDIISEAMRIADIALPTFPDEQALFGDKDAGACADRLAALGVKEIVVKDGTEPALVVTGNERSSVPSVVAQAVDTTGAGDSFNGAYLAARLKGLAPVDAARKAHLVAARVVEIRGALAPMETARAAFSD from the coding sequence ATGGGCGGATTTGCATCTATCGGCGAGTGCATGATCGAGCTTTCAGGCAATGAAGGCGATCAATGGCGCATGGGTTTTGCGGGCGATACGCTGAACACTGCTTGGTACATGCGGGCGCTGATGGAAAAGTCCTACCCTGTCGAATATGTGAGCGCATTTGGAGAAGACAGCTTCTCCCAGAAGCAGCGCATATTTCTGACATCGAACGGTATCGGTATCGCTCACAGCCCCGTTATCGACGGACTTCACCCCGGTCTTTACGCAATCACGCTTAACGGTGCCGAGCGCTCCTTCACCTATTGGCGCAGCGACGCCGCCGCCCGGCGTCTCGCCAGTGACCGCGAAGCCTTGGAAAAAAGTCTGACCGGTCGCGACATCATCTATTTTTCGGGCATTTCAATCGCCATCATCCTTCCCGAACATCGCGACACGTTTTTCGATGTCTTGCGGAAGTGCCGCGCCGCCGGTTCGCGAATCGCATTCGACCCGAATTTCCGTCACCAGCTCTGGCCCGACCGGAAAGTTGCGCAGGACATCATCAGCGAAGCGATGCGTATTGCGGATATTGCACTGCCCACGTTCCCCGATGAACAAGCGCTCTTCGGCGACAAGGATGCTGGTGCCTGTGCAGATCGCCTTGCCGCGCTTGGCGTGAAGGAGATCGTCGTGAAGGACGGTACGGAACCGGCTCTGGTCGTCACCGGCAATGAAAGATCATCGGTGCCGTCCGTTGTGGCGCAGGCCGTGGACACCACCGGCGCTGGCGACAGCTTCAATGGCGCTTATCTTGCTGCACGATTGAAGGGGCTTGCTCCAGTGGACGCAGCCCGCAAAGCCCATCTGGTTGCGGCACGGGTCGTCGAGATACGCGGCGCGCTCGCTCCGATGGAAACCGCACGCGCCGCCTTTTCCGACTGA
- a CDS encoding DUF1045 domain-containing protein, giving the protein MRYAIYFTPPSNDALLKVAANWLGRSAFSGEPVKMPAIRSLATDEIAKLTEEPRRYGFHATMKAPFRLDENHTENDLLSALMHFASSASPVTIPRLKLHAIGPFFALVPEEPVAELNQLANDVVVAFDRFRAPLNEAEIAKRRPERLSETQRHNIERWGYPYVFEEFRFHMTLTGPVEEKDCARVERTLDEFFTPLLDDAVEVANLALFVEPEKGAPFEIHSLHPLTGGKIASARASRAVGRP; this is encoded by the coding sequence ATGCGTTATGCGATTTATTTCACACCGCCATCCAACGATGCGCTTTTGAAGGTTGCCGCAAACTGGCTTGGACGAAGCGCGTTCAGCGGTGAGCCGGTAAAGATGCCGGCGATTCGCTCGCTTGCGACCGATGAAATCGCCAAGCTGACCGAAGAGCCGCGCCGCTATGGTTTTCATGCGACGATGAAGGCTCCATTCCGTCTGGATGAAAACCACACCGAAAACGATCTGCTTTCCGCATTGATGCATTTCGCCTCATCGGCGTCTCCTGTCACTATTCCTCGTCTGAAGCTTCACGCAATCGGGCCGTTCTTTGCACTCGTGCCGGAAGAACCCGTTGCCGAGTTGAACCAGCTCGCAAATGATGTTGTCGTTGCTTTCGACCGTTTTCGCGCGCCGCTCAATGAGGCGGAAATTGCAAAGCGGCGGCCGGAGCGTCTCAGCGAGACACAGCGGCACAACATCGAGCGCTGGGGCTATCCTTACGTTTTTGAGGAATTCCGCTTTCATATGACCCTGACCGGTCCGGTGGAGGAGAAAGACTGCGCTCGCGTGGAGCGTACGCTGGACGAGTTCTTCACGCCGCTGCTGGATGATGCTGTGGAGGTTGCGAATCTCGCTTTGTTCGTAGAACCTGAGAAAGGGGCTCCTTTCGAGATTCATTCGCTGCATCCTCTGACTGGCGGCAAGATAGCGTCAGCTCGGGCCTCACGAGCAGTTGGGAGGCCGTAG
- a CDS encoding uracil-DNA glycosylase family protein produces MEFMEKLDELSHSIRACRICRDTPQFLPPLPHEPNPVCIVSDTARIAICGQAPGIRVHNTSLPFNDPSGDRLRQWLGVSREEFYDPSRFAIVPMGFCFPGYDKHGGDLPPRRECRQTWHDRVFAAMPQLEFILVVGQYALAYHLPDYRGRNLTETVKNWRHFMETPIPAGRIALPLPHPSWRNSGWLKRNPWFDAEVVPVLQAKVRHLLANDK; encoded by the coding sequence ATGGAATTCATGGAAAAACTGGACGAGCTCAGTCACTCGATCCGGGCATGCCGTATCTGTCGCGACACACCGCAGTTTCTGCCGCCCTTGCCCCACGAGCCCAATCCCGTCTGTATTGTCTCGGATACAGCGAGAATTGCCATTTGCGGTCAGGCTCCCGGCATTCGCGTGCACAACACTTCCCTGCCGTTCAACGACCCGTCCGGGGATCGCCTGCGGCAATGGCTCGGCGTATCACGTGAAGAGTTTTATGATCCTTCACGCTTTGCCATCGTCCCGATGGGTTTCTGCTTTCCCGGTTATGACAAGCATGGCGGCGATCTTCCACCGCGCCGCGAGTGCCGCCAGACCTGGCACGATCGTGTTTTCGCAGCGATGCCGCAGCTAGAATTCATTCTGGTCGTCGGACAATACGCCCTTGCCTATCACTTGCCCGACTATCGGGGCCGCAATCTGACTGAAACCGTCAAGAACTGGCGGCATTTCATGGAAACGCCCATTCCGGCAGGACGAATCGCGCTGCCCCTGCCTCACCCGTCCTGGCGCAACAGCGGCTGGCTCAAGCGAAATCCGTGGTTTGACGCGGAAGTCGTGCCTGTTCTTCAGGCAAAAGTCCGACACCTGCTCGCCAACGATAAATAA
- the dusA gene encoding tRNA dihydrouridine(20/20a) synthase DusA, with the protein MTEIKSKKSNYPDVRFAVAPMIDWSDRHCRYFHRLFSRHALLYTEMVVADAIIHGPRDRLLGFDAAEHPVALQLGGSDPVKLKEAARIAADYGYDEINLNVGCPSDRVQSGTFGACLMQTPDVVARCVSAMKEAVSVPVTVKCRIGVDDQDVEVALDALADFTLDAGADALWVHARKAWLKGLSPKENREIPPLDYDRVYRLKERLGEVFVGINGGINTLDEAETHLRKVDAVMLGRAAYHNPELLAEVDARLYDGEQADTSIEDIIDEMCAYTDRHIAAGGRLSHVSRHMVGLFTGQPGARRWRQILSTDASKPGATSDVLRQAYAVVTEAAAEAA; encoded by the coding sequence ATGACTGAAATAAAATCAAAAAAAAGCAACTATCCGGATGTCCGCTTTGCCGTTGCGCCCATGATCGACTGGTCGGACAGACATTGCCGGTATTTTCACAGGCTCTTTTCCAGACATGCACTGCTCTACACCGAAATGGTCGTGGCGGATGCCATTATTCATGGCCCACGCGATCGATTGCTCGGTTTTGATGCCGCAGAACATCCTGTGGCGCTACAACTCGGTGGTTCCGATCCGGTAAAGCTGAAAGAGGCTGCCAGGATCGCCGCCGATTACGGCTATGATGAAATCAATCTCAATGTCGGTTGCCCGTCTGATCGTGTCCAGTCCGGTACATTTGGGGCTTGTCTCATGCAGACCCCGGATGTGGTGGCGCGTTGCGTTTCAGCGATGAAGGAAGCCGTTTCCGTGCCGGTTACCGTCAAATGCCGTATTGGCGTTGACGATCAGGACGTGGAGGTTGCGCTGGACGCTTTGGCCGACTTCACGCTTGACGCTGGCGCCGATGCGCTTTGGGTCCATGCCCGCAAAGCCTGGCTGAAAGGACTGTCACCCAAGGAGAACCGCGAGATTCCGCCGCTCGATTATGATCGCGTCTATCGCCTCAAGGAACGGCTTGGCGAGGTGTTCGTCGGCATTAATGGCGGGATCAACACGCTTGATGAAGCCGAAACGCATTTGCGGAAGGTCGATGCAGTGATGCTCGGTCGCGCCGCTTATCATAATCCGGAACTGCTGGCAGAGGTGGATGCGCGTCTTTATGACGGCGAACAGGCCGATACTTCGATAGAAGATATCATCGATGAAATGTGCGCTTATACTGATCGCCACATCGCGGCCGGAGGCAGGCTTTCGCATGTGAGCCGCCATATGGTCGGGCTCTTTACCGGGCAGCCGGGCGCACGGCGCTGGCGACAGATACTGTCGACGGATGCCAGCAAACCGGGCGCAACCAGTGACGTTCTGCGTCAGGCTTATGCCGTGGTGACTGAAGCGGCGGCAGAAGCTGCCTAA
- a CDS encoding adenosylcobinamide-GDP ribazoletransferase produces MQRNSLIGDTIRSLGFLSRLPLPQSWFENGDDSLPRNARAFPLAGAVLGLLAGAVLFAGHKLNLPPLACALLAIGALAAMTGALHEDGLGDTADGFFGASSRDRRLDIMKDSRIGTFAALTLIVFVGVKAALLMAIIDRAGAGYAALALIGCEGASRAAMLAFWHALPSVRPGGLSDSMGQPQWETVVCGFGIGLVLLVFTLIPAGGFLSLINALVLATVLLLGFARLCMAKIGGQTGDTLGAAQQIASLAVLAGLVMAL; encoded by the coding sequence TTGCAGCGAAATAGTCTCATTGGCGACACGATCCGGAGCCTGGGCTTTCTGAGCCGCTTGCCGCTTCCACAAAGCTGGTTCGAGAATGGTGATGATTCGTTGCCCCGCAACGCCCGCGCATTTCCGCTCGCAGGAGCAGTGTTGGGCCTGCTGGCTGGCGCTGTACTTTTTGCCGGTCATAAACTGAACTTGCCTCCCCTTGCCTGCGCGTTGCTTGCAATTGGCGCTTTGGCGGCAATGACCGGCGCGCTCCACGAAGACGGTCTGGGCGATACTGCCGATGGCTTTTTCGGAGCTTCGTCGCGAGATCGCCGACTGGACATTATGAAAGATTCCCGCATCGGGACTTTCGCCGCGCTGACGCTGATTGTCTTTGTCGGCGTGAAAGCGGCTTTGCTGATGGCGATCATAGACCGTGCGGGCGCGGGATATGCTGCACTTGCCCTGATCGGCTGCGAAGGGGCGAGCCGCGCAGCTATGCTGGCATTCTGGCACGCCCTGCCTTCCGTACGTCCCGGCGGACTGTCCGACAGCATGGGCCAGCCACAATGGGAGACTGTCGTTTGCGGTTTCGGGATCGGGCTGGTCCTTCTTGTTTTTACGCTCATACCAGCGGGCGGGTTTCTCTCGCTCATCAACGCGCTTGTGCTGGCGACAGTTCTGCTTTTGGGCTTTGCCAGACTTTGCATGGCAAAAATTGGCGGACAGACGGGCGATACATTGGGCGCGGCACAGCAGATCGCTTCCCTTGCCGTTCTTGCCGGGCTTGTCATGGCGCTTTGA
- a CDS encoding HAD family hydrolase has protein sequence MTSFSPFGKSFDAFLFDMDGTILSSIEATERVWSEWAIRHGIDPVTFLPTIHGVRAVETVRRLALPGVDPIREAEILFQAEMADLDGIAPIDGACEFLSSLPEDRWAIVTSAPLELARRRVAAAGLPMPKMIVSAEDVERGKPSPECFQLGAKRLGFDPHNCLVFEDAPAGIVAGETAGACVVVVTATHPHSPKTSHLSIESYRYLQLDILDDGKLALEPTTPISVG, from the coding sequence GTGACCTCCTTTTCCCCCTTCGGCAAATCATTCGATGCGTTTCTCTTCGACATGGACGGCACCATATTGAGCTCCATCGAAGCGACCGAACGCGTGTGGAGCGAATGGGCGATACGCCATGGCATCGATCCGGTCACATTCCTGCCGACCATCCACGGTGTCCGGGCAGTGGAAACGGTGCGCCGCCTCGCTCTGCCGGGTGTGGACCCGATCCGCGAGGCTGAGATTTTGTTTCAGGCTGAAATGGCGGATCTGGACGGTATCGCACCCATCGACGGCGCTTGCGAGTTCCTGAGCTCGCTTCCGGAAGACCGATGGGCGATTGTAACCTCGGCTCCGCTTGAACTTGCACGCCGTCGCGTCGCTGCGGCAGGATTGCCAATGCCAAAGATGATCGTTTCTGCCGAAGATGTGGAGCGCGGCAAACCGAGTCCTGAATGTTTCCAGCTCGGAGCCAAAAGGCTTGGCTTCGATCCGCACAACTGTCTTGTGTTCGAGGATGCGCCAGCCGGTATCGTTGCCGGAGAAACTGCTGGCGCCTGCGTCGTCGTGGTGACCGCGACGCATCCGCACTCCCCGAAAACATCCCACCTCAGCATTGAAAGCTATCGCTATCTGCAGCTCGACATTCTGGATGATGGCAAGTTGGCTCTGGAGCCGACTACGCCAATCTCGGTGGGTTAA
- the cobT gene encoding nicotinate-nucleotide--dimethylbenzimidazole phosphoribosyltransferase yields the protein MSASGLPFDDFRELIRNLPGPDLGAERAVREREATLTKPAGSLGRMEEIVAWLAAWTGKRTPQINRPLVAVFAGNHGVTAKNITPFPPSVTAQMVENFAAGGAAINQICIANDLGLKVFDLALEHPTGDITEEPAMDERTCAATMAFGMEAIAGGTDLLCIGEMGIGNTTIAAAIALALFGGTAEDWVGPGTGSTGELLQRKIAAVRQAVAFHQAHLQDPLEVLSRLGGREIAAMAGAILAARMEKIPVIVDGFVASAAAAVLYAANPEAIDHCLFGHVSAEPGHRKLLEKMGKQPLLDMGMRLGEGTGAALAAGIVKAAALCHSGMATFEQAGISGSK from the coding sequence ATGAGTGCCAGCGGATTACCTTTTGACGATTTCCGAGAACTGATCCGAAATCTGCCTGGTCCCGACCTGGGAGCGGAAAGGGCTGTTCGCGAGCGTGAGGCTACACTGACCAAGCCTGCTGGTTCGCTCGGACGCATGGAAGAGATCGTGGCTTGGCTTGCCGCATGGACCGGCAAGCGCACACCGCAGATCAATCGCCCGCTGGTCGCGGTATTTGCTGGCAATCACGGCGTTACAGCCAAGAATATCACCCCGTTTCCGCCAAGCGTGACGGCACAGATGGTCGAGAATTTTGCCGCCGGTGGCGCAGCAATCAACCAGATCTGCATCGCCAACGATCTTGGGCTAAAGGTTTTTGATCTGGCGCTCGAACACCCGACAGGGGATATTACGGAAGAGCCGGCCATGGACGAGCGCACCTGTGCTGCGACCATGGCCTTCGGCATGGAAGCGATTGCCGGTGGAACCGATCTCTTGTGCATCGGCGAAATGGGGATCGGCAATACCACGATTGCAGCGGCGATTGCGCTGGCGCTCTTCGGCGGTACGGCGGAAGACTGGGTAGGGCCCGGCACAGGCTCGACGGGTGAACTGCTGCAGCGCAAGATTGCGGCCGTGCGTCAGGCCGTGGCCTTCCATCAGGCACATCTGCAGGATCCGCTGGAAGTGTTGAGCCGTCTCGGCGGTCGTGAAATTGCGGCCATGGCCGGTGCAATTCTGGCAGCACGCATGGAGAAAATTCCGGTTATCGTCGATGGCTTTGTGGCAAGCGCTGCCGCTGCTGTTCTCTATGCTGCCAATCCGGAAGCCATCGACCATTGCCTGTTCGGTCACGTTTCCGCCGAGCCCGGCCATCGCAAGCTTCTGGAGAAGATGGGCAAGCAGCCACTTCTCGATATGGGTATGCGTCTTGGTGAAGGAACCGGCGCGGCGCTCGCTGCGGGTATCGTCAAGGCAGCAGCGCTGTGTCATAGCGGCATGGCCACGTTCGAGCAGGCTGGAATATCCGGTTCGAAATAA
- a CDS encoding TIGR02281 family clan AA aspartic protease, translating to MGRFFWLIIAAVAIVVLLLMSNNDSGSTLGVDNDVFARAAYLGIWGVVLAAGLLGSGIKLTDFARNMAMWAVIILGLVAGYQYRYELQDAASRFTAGLIPGSPISGRNADGALTVTLAKAANGHFEVNGRVNGERVHFLVDTGASSVVLSQQDAERAGIDTASLNYSVPIMTANGTASAAVINIATLQIGDIERQNVRAMVTKEGLMTGSLLGMNFLQTLGGFTVRGDQLILID from the coding sequence ATGGGGCGCTTTTTCTGGCTCATTATTGCGGCAGTCGCGATTGTTGTCTTGCTGCTGATGTCCAACAATGACAGCGGCTCGACGCTTGGCGTGGACAATGATGTGTTTGCCCGTGCAGCCTATCTCGGCATATGGGGCGTGGTGCTTGCTGCCGGTCTGCTTGGCTCCGGCATCAAGCTGACCGACTTTGCACGCAACATGGCCATGTGGGCCGTGATTATTCTCGGCCTCGTTGCAGGCTACCAGTATCGTTATGAGTTGCAGGACGCCGCGAGCCGGTTCACCGCCGGGCTGATCCCCGGTAGCCCTATTTCGGGCCGTAATGCCGATGGCGCCTTAACCGTCACGCTTGCAAAGGCTGCGAATGGCCATTTCGAGGTCAACGGACGTGTGAATGGCGAACGGGTTCACTTTCTGGTCGACACCGGCGCATCTTCGGTCGTCCTGTCCCAGCAGGATGCCGAGCGCGCAGGCATCGACACCGCCTCGCTCAACTATTCCGTTCCGATCATGACGGCCAATGGCACGGCAAGTGCAGCAGTCATCAACATTGCCACGTTGCAGATCGGCGATATTGAACGCCAGAATGTGCGTGCCATGGTGACCAAGGAAGGTCTGATGACCGGAAGCCTGCTCGGCATGAACTTTCTGCAAACGCTCGGCGGATTCACTGTCCGCGGCGACCAGCTTATTCTTATAGATTAG
- a CDS encoding alpha-D-ribose 1-methylphosphonate 5-triphosphate diphosphatase produces MGNETVLCNARIVLADDVVLGSVKLVDGKIADISTGASSIGDDMEGDFLTPGLVELHTDHLEGHYAPRPKVRWNPIAAVQAHDAQIAASGITTVFDALRIGFDDDAETGIDDMRKLSSAIAEGRDAGRLRADHFLHLRCEVSAPDCLPAFEQFGNQALVRLVSLMDHAPGQRQFTDIETYKTYFIRKLKFSEEEFRLYCERRIGQSQQYSAPTRKAIAELCHQRGVILASHDDATTEHVAEAKAQGIRVAEFPTTHTAAKASKDSGMSVLMGAPNVVRGGSHSGNVSARELAESGNLDIISSDYIPASMMQSAFFLADVVENISLPQAIRLVSANPAQAVGLEDRGEILAGKRADLVRVQIADHVPIIRTVWREGRRVI; encoded by the coding sequence ATGGGAAATGAAACAGTTCTGTGCAATGCACGCATCGTGCTCGCCGATGACGTCGTTCTCGGATCCGTAAAACTCGTAGATGGCAAGATCGCCGATATCTCTACCGGTGCATCCAGTATCGGCGACGACATGGAAGGCGACTTCTTGACGCCCGGACTGGTTGAACTGCATACGGATCATCTCGAAGGGCATTATGCGCCGCGCCCGAAAGTGCGCTGGAATCCGATTGCTGCCGTGCAGGCGCATGACGCCCAGATTGCGGCCTCGGGGATCACCACCGTTTTCGACGCATTGCGCATAGGCTTCGATGATGACGCCGAGACGGGTATCGACGATATGCGCAAGCTTTCGTCGGCAATTGCCGAAGGCCGCGATGCTGGCCGGTTGCGAGCCGACCATTTCCTGCACTTGCGCTGCGAGGTTTCGGCGCCCGACTGTCTTCCGGCCTTCGAGCAATTCGGTAATCAGGCGCTGGTCAGACTGGTGTCCCTGATGGATCACGCGCCGGGGCAGCGCCAGTTCACGGATATCGAAACCTACAAGACCTATTTCATCCGCAAGCTGAAATTCTCGGAGGAAGAGTTCCGGCTCTATTGCGAGCGGCGTATAGGGCAGTCCCAGCAATATTCCGCGCCAACGCGCAAGGCGATTGCCGAACTGTGCCACCAACGCGGGGTTATTCTGGCGAGCCACGATGACGCGACGACAGAGCATGTCGCAGAAGCAAAGGCACAGGGGATACGCGTTGCCGAATTTCCCACGACACACACTGCGGCGAAGGCGTCAAAAGATTCCGGCATGTCGGTTCTCATGGGGGCGCCGAATGTGGTGCGCGGTGGTTCGCATTCGGGCAATGTCTCCGCACGCGAACTGGCTGAATCCGGAAATCTCGACATCATTTCGTCGGACTATATCCCGGCCAGCATGATGCAATCGGCGTTTTTTCTCGCAGATGTCGTCGAGAACATCTCGCTGCCTCAAGCCATTCGTCTGGTTTCTGCCAACCCTGCCCAGGCGGTAGGGTTGGAGGACCGTGGCGAGATCCTTGCAGGCAAGCGAGCTGATCTGGTTCGGGTGCAGATCGCCGATCATGTTCCGATCATCCGCACAGTCTGGCGGGAAGGGCGGCGGGTTATTTAA
- a CDS encoding Lrp/AsnC family transcriptional regulator, with protein MDRLDRKILRLLQEDATLAVADVAKKVGLSTTPCWRRIQKLEEDGVIKRRVAILDPIRVNARVTVFVSVRTSSHSHEWLKRFSEVVQEFPEVIEFYRMSGDVDYLLRVAVPDIGAYDAFYKRLISKIEIRDVSSSFAMEQIKYTTELPLDYMVLDKDNN; from the coding sequence ATGGACAGGCTCGACAGAAAGATACTGCGCTTATTGCAGGAAGACGCGACACTTGCGGTGGCAGACGTTGCCAAGAAAGTTGGCCTTTCTACGACGCCATGCTGGCGCCGCATCCAGAAACTTGAAGAAGATGGCGTCATCAAGCGCCGTGTCGCCATTCTTGATCCCATTCGCGTCAATGCGCGGGTGACAGTCTTCGTGTCGGTACGCACAAGCTCCCACAGCCATGAATGGTTGAAGCGCTTTTCCGAAGTGGTTCAGGAATTCCCTGAAGTCATCGAATTCTACCGCATGAGCGGTGATGTGGATTATCTGCTTCGCGTGGCTGTGCCGGACATCGGCGCCTATGATGCGTTCTATAAGCGCCTCATCAGCAAGATCGAAATTCGCGACGTGTCTTCTTCTTTTGCCATGGAGCAAATCAAGTACACCACCGAATTGCCGCTCGATTACATGGTGCTCGACAAAGATAACAACTGA
- a CDS encoding thermonuclease family protein — MSKYRRPYRRPYRPARKSNGISFRSILLTILLFSFLAVLIAYLPIQSAPKEAMTGPVYVIDGDTVVLGKIHIRLKGIDAPEMQQQCIRAELPYDCGKEARNILRGRIGKSPIRCEKEGRDQYNRDLARCHLGETDLNRWMVEQGWAVSYGDYRREERDARSNRRGIWAGQFEQPSLWRKENRDLKDDQLSDRKAPLAVIGDAFTYIRDRIQTLIEMILPRN, encoded by the coding sequence ATGAGCAAATACCGTCGCCCTTACAGACGTCCTTATCGCCCGGCCCGCAAAAGCAATGGCATAAGCTTTCGCAGCATCTTATTGACTATATTACTTTTTTCTTTTCTTGCCGTATTGATCGCCTATCTGCCGATCCAATCTGCTCCAAAAGAAGCAATGACCGGGCCCGTCTATGTGATCGACGGCGACACTGTGGTCCTCGGCAAGATACATATACGCCTCAAGGGGATCGACGCGCCGGAGATGCAACAGCAATGCATCCGGGCGGAACTTCCTTACGACTGCGGCAAGGAAGCTCGCAACATCTTGCGGGGCAGAATCGGAAAGTCCCCGATTCGGTGCGAGAAGGAAGGGCGAGATCAGTATAATCGCGATCTGGCGCGCTGCCATCTCGGAGAGACCGACCTCAACCGCTGGATGGTCGAACAGGGCTGGGCCGTCTCCTATGGCGACTATCGACGTGAGGAAAGAGATGCACGCAGCAACCGGCGCGGTATTTGGGCCGGGCAGTTCGAGCAACCGTCCCTATGGCGCAAGGAAAATCGCGACCTCAAAGACGACCAGCTGTCCGACCGCAAAGCACCCCTGGCTGTAATCGGCGATGCATTTACCTATATAAGGGACCGTATTCAGACCCTCATTGAAATGATCCTGCCCCGAAACTGA